A genomic stretch from Anoplopoma fimbria isolate UVic2021 breed Golden Eagle Sablefish chromosome 8, Afim_UVic_2022, whole genome shotgun sequence includes:
- the fsd1 gene encoding fibronectin type III and SPRY domain-containing protein 1, giving the protein MGDQKESLRKITHTLAMKNEEISNFACTLKQNLTNLEVNSSRVQEDLESEFTSLHSVLDEMKENMVTRIKQERASRTYELQSQLSACSKALESSEELLELANQTLCSSETDGFNQAAKDIKDSVTMAPAFRLSLKAKASDNMSHLMVDFSQERGVLQGLKFLPVPATPEIQVSECQVCDNTVTMVWTLPEPDSKIDHYILEHRRTNHEGPPRIREDYPWMVVEGIRELEHTLTGLRFDTRYITFRVRACNKAVAGEFSEPVTLETHAFTFKLDAASCHQNLKVEDLSVEWDSSGGKIQDIRKEKTRTNSPMHSPARSALMSPKRAPTARPGRDRFTAESYTVLADTMIDAGQQYWEVRFDKESKAFAVGIALRSLGRFDQLGKSSASWCIHLNNWLQQSLTAKHNNKARTLDCSIPSSIGVYVNYDEGVLSFYNSKTKQLMHTFKTKFQQPVIPAFMVWNGSFSVVTGLQVPLAVQSGQRKNSGTSSSNASLT; this is encoded by the exons ATGGGCGACCAGAAG gaATCTCTGCGTAAAATCACCCACACGTTGGCCATGAAGAATGAGGAGATTTCAAACTTCGCCTGCACTCTGAAACAAAACCTCACCAACTTagag GTGAACTCCAGCAGGGTCCAGGAGGACCTGGAGTCCGAGTTCACCTCCCTCCACTCGGTTCTGGACGAGATGAAGGAAAACATGGTGACGCGCATCAAACAGGAGAGAGCCAGCCGCACATATGAGCTACAG AGTCAGCTGAGTGCCTGCTCCAAAGCCCTGGAGAGCtcggaggagctgctggagctggCCAACCAGACGCTCTGCTCCTCTGAGACGGACGGATTCAACCAG GCGGCCAAAGACATTAAGGATAG TGTGACAATGGCTCCGGCCTTTCGTCTCTCCCTGAAAGCTAAAGCCAGCGACAACATGAGTCACTTGATGGTGGATTTCAGCCAGGAGAGGGGGGTGTTGCAGGGCCTCAAGTTTCTCCCAG TTCCCGCCACTCCAGAGATCCAGGTCTCAGAGTGCCAGGTGTGCGACAACACGGTGACTATGGTCTGGACCTTACCGGAGCCCGACAGCAAGATAGACCACTACATCCTGGAGCACCGACGCACCAACCACGAGGGTCCGCCTCGCATCAGAGAGGACTACCCCTGGATGGTGGTGGAGGGGATACGAGAGCTGGAGCACACACTCACGG GTCTCCGCTTTGACACGCGATACATCACGTTCAGGGTGAGGGCGTGTAACAAGGCTGTGGCAGGAGAGTTCTCTGAGCCGGTTACGCTAGAAACCCACG CCTTCACCTTCAAACTGGACGCTGCTTCCTGCCACCAGAACCTGAAGGTGGAGGACTTGAGTGTGGAGTGGGACAGCAGTGGAGGAAAGATTCAGGACATCCGCAAGGAAAAGACGCGAACCAACTCCCCGATGCATTCTCCAGCCAG GTCGGCCCTGATGTCGCCTAAGAGAGCGCCGACAGCCCGGCCAGGCAGAGACAGATTCACAGCAGAGTCCTACACAGTGCTGG CTGACACCATGATCGACGCTGGCCAGCAGTACTGGGAGGTGCGGTTCGACAAGGAGAGCAAGGCCTTCGCTGTGGGCATAGCCCTGCGGAGCCTCGGACGCTTCGACCAGCTGGGGAAAAGCAGCGCCTCCTGGTGCATCCACCTGAACAACTGGCTGCAGCAGAGCCTCACAGCAAAGCACAACAACAAGGCTCGAACACTGGACTGCTCCATCCCGAGCAGTATAGGAGTCTACGTCAACTATGACGAAG GTGTTCTGTCTTTCTACAACTCCAAAACTAAACAGCTGATGCACACCTTTAAAACCAAGTTCCAGCAGCCAGTTATACCAGCTTTCATG GTGTGGAACGGCAGTTTTTCCGTAGTGACCGGCCTGCAGGTTCCCCTCGCGGTGCAGAGCGGCCAGAGGAAGAACAGCGGCACCAGCAGCTCCAACGCCAGCCTCACCTAA
- the si:ch211-129c21.1 gene encoding semaphorin-4E translates to MSLLSALSIICGLMLHVSYSALNTHYCVPRKTVPYRNELKLFREEGIFNYSTMLMRDDLGVLLLGAREAVYALDINDVSARKAAVYWRVTEEKQRECTYKGKHAEVECRNYIRTLHRVNDTTMYVCGTNAFSPSCDYLTFVNGQLRLEGKPEEGKGKCPFDPFQRYSSLMVGNDLYSATSINFLGSEPVVLRSSDLALRTEFKSSWLSEPNFVFMDFVGESFGSPGGDDDKVYMFFSENAMEYDFYRKVAVSRVARVCKGDMGGQRTLQRKWTTFLKARLDCSLPEPSLPPIVQDVFLLKDEDWRKSVFYAVFTPQSSLSQVSAVCAFKVSAIRDIFNEGKFKTPVAVETSHVKWVMYTGEVPVPRPGACINNVARNMGMNRSLDLPDKTLQFIRDRPLMDDAVRPLTGGPLLVKRGALLTRIVVDSVLALDGERYAVMFIGTENGYIQKAVNYAGEMLIIEEIQLYENPVPISILRLLSSKGQLYAGSAFGVIQMPVSNCSRYDSCVDCILARDPYCAWDLPTEQCSSVHSSSLIMSTAIQSLKEGDVTRCPPPDPVAAVDLTLVPENNIQLPCQLHSNLAQVLWRFSDQTLHSSNKYYIYSGGLLILGASELDAGLYTCDSVELINGRAYNRTVAVYHLQLDSGLGEVGGTTPSNEVTNSSKSIHSLNTAAPGPAPTPRNEEPPSPENQSDTGRVTRLEVAVGLLSLLCLSLMGVILWIWSQGGARECFKFAKRKGEIEGKRQSAEYMHIPNRTSEIKLLGPEPGRPCSANNNHSTVDFKGNGEHHFTPMANISSLDGLGYINDESEI, encoded by the exons ATGTCTCTTCTCTCGGCCCTGAGCATCATCTGTGGATTGATGCTCCATGTTTCCTACAGTGCACTCAACACTCACTATTGTGTCCCACGAAAGACAGTTCCCTACCGGA acgaGCTGAAGTTGTTCAGGGAAGAGGGGATCTTTAACTACTCCACTATGCTGATGAGAGATGACCTGGGTGTTTTGCTGCTGGGGGCCCGAGAGGCCGTATACGCTCTGGATATCAACGACGTCTCTGCCAGAAAGGCTGCG GTGTATTGGCGGGTCACcgaggagaagcagagggagtGCACGTACAAAGGAAAACATGCTGAG GTGGAATGCCGTAACTACATCCGAACCCTGCACAGAGTGAATGACACTACGATGTATGTGTGCGGCACAAATGCTTTCAGCCCCTCCTGTGATTATCTG ACTTTTGTAAATGGACAGCTGAGGCTGGAGGGAAAGCCGGAGGAGGGAAAGGGGAAGTGTCCTTTTGATCCCTTCCAGAGATACTCCTCCCTCATGGTCG GAAACGACCTGTACTCTGCTACATCCATCAACTTCTTGGGCTCTGAGCCGGTGGTTCTGCGCAGTTCCGACTTGGCTCTACGCACTGAGTTTAAGAGCTCCTGGCTCAGTG AGCCAAACTTTGTCTTCATGGACTTTGTGGGTGAGAGTTTTGGTAGTCCTGGCGGTGATGATGATAAGGTGTACATGTTCTTCAGTGAGAATGCCATGGAGTACGACTTCTACAGGAAAGTTGCAGTGTCCCGAGTGGCCCGAGTCTGCAAG gGGGATATGGGCGGCCAGCGGACACTGCAGAGGAAATGGACGACGTTCCTGAAAGCCCGTCTGGATTGTTCCCTCCCTGAACCCAGCCTGCCCCCCATTGTCCAGGATGTCTTCCTGCTGAAGGACGAGGACTGGAGGAAGAGCGTCTTCTACGCTGTCTTCACTCCGCAGTC GAGCTTGTCCCAGGTTTCTGCAGTATGTGCATTTAAAGTGTCTGCCATTCGGGACATTTTTAACGAGGGCAAGTTTAAGACACCTGTCGCCGTGGAGACGTCCCACGTCAAGTGGGTGATGTACACTGGAGAGGTGCCGGTCCCAAGACCAGGAGCG TGTATCAATAACGTGGCACGTAACATGGGGATGAATCGCTCTCTGGACCTTCCTGACAAAACCCTCCAGTTCATCAGGGACCGTCCCCTCATGGACGATGCCGTTCGCCCGCTGACAGGAGGCCCGCTGCTGGTCAAGAGGGGAGCTTTGCTGACTCGGATTGTAGTGGACAGTGTGTTGGCGCTGGACGGAGAGAGATATGCAGTCATGTTCATCGGCACTG AAAACGGTTACATTCAGAAGGCTGTCAACTACGCAGGAGAGATGCTCATCATTGAGGAAATTCAGCTGTATGAAAACCCCGTGCCTATAAGCATCCTGCGCCTCTTGTCCAGCAAG GGCCAACTGTATGCAGGTTCAGCGTTTGGTGTCATCCAGATGCCGGTCAGTAACTGCAGCCGCTATGACTCCTGTGTGGACTGCATCCTGGCCAGGGATCCGTACTGCGCCTGGGACCTCCCCACCGAGCAGTGCTCCTCAGTCCACAGCTCGTCACTCATCATGAGTACTGCAATACAGAGTCTGAAGGAAGGAGACGTCACGCGATGTCCTCCGCCAG aTCCAGTAGCAGCTGTGGACTTAACCCTCGTTCCAGAGAACAACATCCAGCTGCCTTGCCAGCTCCACTCCAACTTGGCTCAGGTCCTGTGGCGGTTCTCCGACCAAACACTTCACTCCAGCAACAAATACTACATCTACAGCGGGGGGCTCCTCATCCTGGGGGCCTCTGAATTGGACGCCGGCCTCTACACGTGTGACTCTGTGGAGCTGATCAACGGGAGGGCCTACAACCGGACAGTGGCGGTTTATCACCTGCAGCTCGACTCCGGCCTAGGAGAGGTTGGCGGGACGACTCCCAGCAACGAGGTGACAAATTCCTCAAAATCTATTCACAGTCTGAACACTGCCGCTCCGGGGCCGGCGCCAACCCCGCGTAACGAGGAACCGCCGTCCCCCGAGAACCAAAGCGACACGGGCAGGGTGACCCGCTTGGAGGTCGCCGTGGGTCTGCTCTCGCTGCTTTGTCTCTCCCTGATGGGCGTCATATTATGGATCTGGAGTCAGGGTGGGGCAAGGGAGTGCTTTAAGTTTGCGAAGCGCAAAGGCGAAATCGAGGGGAAGAGGCAGTCGGCTGAGTACATGCACATCCCGAACAGAACTTCAGAGATAAAGCTCCTGGGGCCCGAGCCTGGAAGGCCTTGCAGTGCCAATAATAATCACTCCACCGTTGACTTCAAAGGGAACGGGGAGCACCACTTCACACCTATGGCCAACATTTCAAGCCTGGACGGGTTGGGATACATAAATGATGAGTCAGAGATTTGA